In the genome of Fundulus heteroclitus isolate FHET01 unplaced genomic scaffold, MU-UCD_Fhet_4.1 scaffold_36, whole genome shotgun sequence, one region contains:
- the LOC105934367 gene encoding probable G-protein coupled receptor 132, whose protein sequence is MLPVTEGFLMSNQSSADCEPAYEEGRLPLLVLYVVVLVVGLPANALTLFLTWQQVRRKNVLAVYLWSLSLCDLTYLSTLPLWADYVNSGHNWRWSSAACKLTGYVFFSNMYISIFLLCCISCDRFWAVAYSLESRGQRRQRHAAVVTAAVVLVVAGGHVAVFAMKEGNAERLGRCFEPSQSSVTVMGFNYARFVVGFLLPLLLLAATNRRVLASVRRSSGLQDEQKRRVHRLAVAVVLLFLVCFGPYHLILLVRAVVTQFPRLADAPCLFERTMYTPYTISLGLSTINSAVNPILYVLSSSNIRRECFRGLTQVCALPCQEPPSSSGPDKNFQLNAGTETERPAGGTTEILSG, encoded by the coding sequence ATGCTGCCCGTCACAGAGGGGTTTCTGATGAGCAACCAGAGCTCAGCGGACTGCGAGCCGGCGTATGAGGAGGGCCGGCTGCCGCTGCTGGTTCTGTACGTCGTGGTTCTGGTCGTCGGTCTCCCGGCCAACGCGCTGACGCTCTTCCTCACCTGGCAGCAGGTGCGCAGGAAAAACGTGCTGGCCGTGTACCTGTGGAGCCTGTCGCTGTGCGACCTGACCTACCTGTCCACGCTGCCGCTCTGGGCGGACTACGTCAACAGCGGCCACAACTGGCGCTGGAGCTCCGCCGCCTGCAAGCTGACGGGCTACGTCTTCTTCAGCAACATGTACATCAGCATCTTCCTGCTCTGCTGCATCTCCTGCGACCGCTTCTGGGCGGTGGCCTACAGCCTGGAGTCGCGCGGCCAGCGGCGGCAGCGCCACGCCGCCGTCGTCACGGCGGCGGTCGTCCTGGTGGTGGCCGGCGGTCACGTCGCCGTCTTCGCCATGAAGGAGGGCAACGCCGAGCGCCTGGGCCGCTGCTTCGAGCCGAGCCAGAGCAGCGTCACGGTGATGGGCTTCAACTACGCCCGCTTCGTGGTCGGCttcctgctgccgctgctgctgctggcggcGACCAACCGCCGCGTCCTGGCCAGCGTGCGGCGCAGCTCGGGGCTGCAGGACGAGCAGAAGCGGCGCGTGCACCGGCTGGCCGTGGCGGTGGTGCTGCTCTTCCTGGTCTGCTTCGGGCCCTACCATCTGATCCTGCTGGTGCGGGCCGTCGTCACCCAGTTCCCCCGGCTGGCCGACGCCCCCTGCCTGTTTGAGCGGACCATGTACACCCCCTACACCATCTCCCTGGGCCTGTCCACCATCAACAGCGCCGTCAACCCAATCCTCTACGTCCTGTCCAGCAGCAACATCCGCAGGGAGTGCTTCCGCGGACTCACGCAGGTCTGCGCGCTGCCGTGCCAGGAGCCGCCGTCCAGCAGCGGCCCCGACAAGAACTTCCAGCTGAACGCGGGAACCGAGACGGAGCGACCGGCCGGCGGGACAACGGAGATCCTGAGCGGCTAA